In a genomic window of Sarcophilus harrisii chromosome 4, mSarHar1.11, whole genome shotgun sequence:
- the LEPROT gene encoding leptin receptor gene-related protein isoform X1 produces the protein MAGIKAILVLSFSAVIGLILLVSGCALQADGTYWSLLVLIFYVLCPIPFFIVKRLLDDLDASTSACQELAYFFTTGIVVSAFALPIVLARVSLIKWGACGLMLAGNVVIFITFQAAFFVFGRGDDFSW, from the exons ATGGCCGGGATTAAAG CTATTCTTGTTTTGTCCTTCAGTGCAGTCATCGGACTGATTTTGCTTGTGTCGGGATGTGCCCTGCAGGCTGATGG AACCTACTGGTCTCTGTTGGTGCTGATATTCTACGTGCTCTGCCCTATCCCTTTCTTCATTGTCAAAAGACTCTTGGATGACCTGGATGCCTCGACCAGTGCCTGTCAGGAGCTGGCGTACTTTTTCACCACAGGGATCGTCGTGTCCGCCTTCGCCCTTCCCATCGTCCTTGCACGAGTTTCTCTG ATCAAGTGGGGAGCCTGTGGCCTGATGTTAGCGGGCAACGTGGTCATTTTCATCACCTTTCAAGCCGCCTTCTTTGTATTTGGCAGAGGGGACGACTTCAGCTGGTAG
- the LEPROT gene encoding leptin receptor gene-related protein isoform X2, with protein sequence MKARALTAGPSGGLGAGLSRTYWSLLVLIFYVLCPIPFFIVKRLLDDLDASTSACQELAYFFTTGIVVSAFALPIVLARVSLIKWGACGLMLAGNVVIFITFQAAFFVFGRGDDFSW encoded by the exons ATGAAGGCCCGGGCGCTGACAGCGGGGCCCAGCGGAGGGCTCGGGGCGGGGCTGAGCAG AACCTACTGGTCTCTGTTGGTGCTGATATTCTACGTGCTCTGCCCTATCCCTTTCTTCATTGTCAAAAGACTCTTGGATGACCTGGATGCCTCGACCAGTGCCTGTCAGGAGCTGGCGTACTTTTTCACCACAGGGATCGTCGTGTCCGCCTTCGCCCTTCCCATCGTCCTTGCACGAGTTTCTCTG ATCAAGTGGGGAGCCTGTGGCCTGATGTTAGCGGGCAACGTGGTCATTTTCATCACCTTTCAAGCCGCCTTCTTTGTATTTGGCAGAGGGGACGACTTCAGCTGGTAG